In Camelina sativa cultivar DH55 chromosome 13, Cs, whole genome shotgun sequence, the genomic window GATACAAATCCGAAATAGTCATCTATCGCTTACTTCCATAGTACAAAGCTGGACAAAGCTCAGGTCTAACCCCTTTAATCTTTACAACCAGAAATTCTAATGAGAAAGCCAGTAACAATTTGATCCACTGCTCTTAATTCAGTTTCAACCAAATCAAATGCCAAATCAAGAGGGTGAGAGTGTTCGTTCATTACCAGCTGCAACCAAACACGAATATAACGCGAATCGTTCTTATATCTCTTATCAGATTCAAAAGACTCTGCACACTTCTGCAAAAACCTCGGCAGCTTCTCGTTCAATATATGAGTGGGCAAgctctctttcatcttctttacaCCTCTGTTTCAGATTTACCCAATAATCAAATACACATCTTTTTAATTAGGTTTTAATGCTTCAGAACCGtcgacaaaaaaataatgacacggagagacaaaaaaaaaaaacaattaccgGATCCAGGGAAGAAGATGATCTTTTCCAGAGTATGATTTGATATCTACGATCAGTGAAGCCAACAGTTTCTCGTTCTTCgccattttttttacttctccaAATTGAAGAAAgcaaaacgaaaaagaccaaagAGAGAGGGATACTGTATATGAATTCGAAAAGATTCCacctttttggtttttaaaacctTCTAAAAGAGAAAGAGGCTCCACTGAGCCAGAATAACCAGCTAACCGGCTAATCCGGTCAACGGTTAACCATATAACCGGGTTTATGCAGCAAGGGATTCGTTTTATTCACAAGAATAATGAAAACGCTTTTGGAGGAGCCGTCAAATTGATTTCGCCGATTTGCTCATCTCTTCCTCCTCAGTTGCATTTTCTCATGGCGAATCCGGCGGAGACCCCCGACCCGAATCCATCAACGCCCAAACTCGAATCTGAAGATGATAGAGAAGAGATAGAGGAAATCAACggcgacgaagaagaagaagaagaggaagagtatgaggaagaagacgatgggAAACCTCAAACGCGAGAGGATGCAATCGCGAGTAGGATCCAAGCTGAGTCTCTGTTCCGTCGTATGCGATCAGCTCCGGTACCGGTGCGTGTTCACGACGTGATCGTCAAGGGGAACGAGAAGACAAAGGACCACGTCATCGAGGCTGAGGTGGATGTTGTGAGGGAAGCGACTACGTTGCAGGAGCTTCTCAAGGCCTCTAAGGTTGCCAATTTCAATCTTCAAGCGCTTGATATCTTTGATTCTGTCAAAATTACGATTGATTCTGGTCCTCCCGAGCTTCCTGGTACCACCAATGTGGTTATCCATGTTGTTGAGAGCAAAAGCCCTTTCACTGGCCAAATCGGAACCTTCACTAAAGCAGAGGTATATATCACTTTCGTCTTTCTTGTTTCAGTGGATTAGTATTAGAGTTGGATTTGTTGCTTTCATGTGGATGTATCTGATTCTGGAACTGTTTTATCTGGATTCCATATTTAGGCTAGATCATCAAGCCTTGAAGGCTCTTTGAAGTACAAGAACATTTTTGGATATGGAGATATCTGGGACGGGTCTCTTGCTTATGGCTGTGATCACTCTGCAGAGGTCGGCTTGGGTATGTATTTACCAAGGTTCAGAGGGCGTCCGACTCCATTTACGTCGCGGGTTTACCTTTCTACCCAAGAGTGGCTTAAGTTTTCGTCTTATAAAGAACGTGCTCTTGGTCTTTCCCTCGGGCTTATTGCTAGCAAGTATCATGAGCTGGTCTACACTACTGCATGGCGTAACCTGGTTGACCCATCGCAAATGGCATCAACATCAATTAGGAG contains:
- the LOC104734553 gene encoding SAM50-like protein SPAC17C9.06, with amino-acid sequence MANPAETPDPNPSTPKLESEDDREEIEEINGDEEEEEEEEYEEEDDGKPQTREDAIASRIQAESLFRRMRSAPVPVRVHDVIVKGNEKTKDHVIEAEVDVVREATTLQELLKASKVANFNLQALDIFDSVKITIDSGPPELPGTTNVVIHVVESKSPFTGQIGTFTKAEARSSSLEGSLKYKNIFGYGDIWDGSLAYGCDHSAEVGLGMYLPRFRGRPTPFTSRVYLSTQEWLKFSSYKERALGLSLGLIASKYHELVYTTAWRNLVDPSQMASTSIRRQLGHNLVSALKYTFKFDKRNSPLRPTRGYSFISTSQIGGLAPDSRTLRFLRQEVDLRYAVPLGFYRAALNFGVSGGITFPWGSGYKSRASYVPERFFLGGNISPVCSLGGPSALWGFKTRGLGPNEPRREVQDEENGGTYERDFVGGDVAVTAFADLSFDFPVKWFRDRGIHGHVFACAGNMAELSENKYRNFSGPKFLETFRSSVGAGIVVPTSLFRMELNYCHILKKQEHDRAKSGLFMTFSTS